A genomic region of Oryza glaberrima chromosome 1, OglaRS2, whole genome shotgun sequence contains the following coding sequences:
- the LOC127773234 gene encoding protein LONG AFTER FAR-RED 3 isoform X1: protein MSTRSAFLAAGVAIAAAIFLLRPASDLSRDLGEAVADMILANATIYTADPAMPFAEAMAVRAGRVLRVGGYYSVKELKGRHTMELNLSGNVVLPGFIDSHVHFIDGGLQLARVPLRGVTSKDDFINRVKEAVKDKHPGQWIFGGGWNNDFWGGDYPTAAWLDDISPDNPVWLSRMDGHMRIANSLAMRMAGINKNTNNPVGGTIMRTTEGEPTGLLVDAAMKLVFDVISEVSIHERRDALLRASRHALMRGVTTVVDVGSYFPGKSEKQVWQDFTDIYEWAHSVETMIMRVCLFFPMPTWSRVYDLIHEKGWMLSQWIHLGGVKAFLDGSLGSSSALFYEHYKDDPRSYGLQLVDMDYLLNTTLELDKSGLQIAIHAIGDKANDMLLDMYEKVVDLNGMKDHRFRIEHAQHLAPGAAKRFGKHGIIASVQPDHILDDANSAGKKIGIEQAERSSYSFRSLLDGGAHLAFGSDWPVSDINPLQAIRTAVSRKPVGWEVPWIPAERLSLDDSLKAHTISAAYACFLDHVLGSLSEGKYADFVILPSTSWNEFGSDITDHVLATYVNGKQAYP from the exons GGGATTTGGGGGAAGCCGTCGCTGACATGATACTGGCCAATGCCACCATCTACACCGCCGACCCCGCAATGCCGTTCGCCGAAGCCATGGCCGTACGCGCCGGCCGCGTGCTCCGCGTGGGCGGATACTACTCTGTTAAG GAGTTGAAGGGTAGACACACAATGGAGTTGAATCTTAGTGGAAATGTTGTTCTTCCGGGATTCATTGATTCCCATGTGCACTTCATTGATGGTGGGTTGCAG TTAGCTCGGGTGCCACTTCGAGGGGTTACAAGCAAAGATGATTTCATCAACAGGGTCAAGGAAGCTGTCAAAG ATAAGCATCCTGGGCAATGGATATTTGGAGGAGGTTGGAACAATGATTTTTGGGGAGGTGATTACCCCACTGCTGCTTGGTTGGATGATATATCTCCTGATAATCCT GTCTGGCTTTCACGCATGGATGGACATATGAGAATAGCCAATTCACTAGCTATGAGAATGGCTGGGATCAACAAAAACACAAACAATCCAGTTGGTGGAACTATTATGAGAACAACTGAAGGAG AGCCTACCGGTCTTCTAGTTGATGCTGCTATGAAGCTTGTGTTTGATGTTATCTCAGAAGTCTCTATCCATGAAAGGAGAGATGCTCTTCTTAGGGCAAGTAGACACGCCCTAATGAGGGGGGTGACTACTGTTGTTGATGTTGGAAGTTATTTCCCTGGAAAGTCAGAAAAGCAAGTCTGGCAAGATTTTACAG ATATATATGAATGGGCTCATTCTGTCGAAACAATGATTATGAGAGTTTGCTTATTCTTCCCCATGCCCACATGGTCTCGTGTTTAT GACCTTATCCATGAAAAAGGTTGGATGTTAAGTCAATGGATTCATCTAGGTGGTGTTAAAGCTTTCCTTGATGGTTCTTTGGGTTCTTCCAGTGCTTTATTCTATGAG CACTACAAGGATGATCCTAGAAGTTATGGTCTCCAATTGGTTGACATGGATTATCTGCTCAATACAACATTAGAATTAGACAAATCAGGACTACAG ATTGCCATACATGCAATTGGAGATAAAGCCAATGATATGCTACTCGATATGTATGAGAAGGTGGTTGATTTGAATGGAATGAAGGATCATAGATTCCGG ATTGAGCATGCTCAACACCTTGCTCCCGGTGCAGCCAAGCGCTTTGGCAAACATGGTATTATTGCATCTGTGCAG CCTGATCATATATTAGATGATGCCAATTCTGCTGGGAAGAAAATTGGGATAGAACAAGCTGAGCGAAGCTCCTATTCTTTTCGGTCACTATTAGATGGTGGTGCACATCTGGCTTTTGGTTCTGATTGGCCT GTTTCAGATATTAATCCATTACAAGCTATTCGAACTGCAGTATCCCGCAAACCTGTTGGATGGGAAGTCCCTTGGATCCCTGCGGAACGCTTATCTCTAGATGATTCTCTGAAAGC ACATACTATATCTGCCGCCTATGCCTGCTTCCTTGACCATGTTTTGGGCAGCCTATCTGAAGGAAAGTACGCCGATTTTGTGATCCTGCCTAGCACATCATGGAACGAGTTCGGCAGCGACATAACGGACCACGTCTTGGCAACATATGTGAACGGCAAGCAGGCCTATCCATGA
- the LOC127773234 gene encoding protein LONG AFTER FAR-RED 3 isoform X3: MSTRSAFLAAGVAIAAAIFLLRPASDLSRDLGEAVADMILANATIYTADPAMPFAEAMAVRAGRVLRVGGYYSVKELKGRHTMELNLSGNVVLPGFIDSHVHFIDGGLQLARVPLRGVTSKDDFINRVKEAVKDKHPGQWIFGGGWNNDFWGGDYPTAAWLDDISPDNPVWLSRMDGHMRIANSLAMRMAGINKNTNNPVGGTIMRTTEGEPTGLLVDAAMKLVFDVISEVSIHERRDALLRASRHALMRGVTTVVDVGSYFPGKSEKQVWQDFTDIYEWAHSVETMIMRVCLFFPMPTWSRVYDLIHEKGWMLSQWIHLGGVKAFLDGSLGSSSALFYEHYKDDPRSYGLQLVDMDYLLNTTLELDKSGLQIAIHAIGDKANDMLLDMYEKVVDLNGMKDHRFRIEHAQHLAPGAAKRFGKHGIIASVQPDHILDDANSAGKKIGIEQAERSSYSFRSLLDGGAHLAFGSDWPYPANLLDGKSLGSLRNAYL; the protein is encoded by the exons GGGATTTGGGGGAAGCCGTCGCTGACATGATACTGGCCAATGCCACCATCTACACCGCCGACCCCGCAATGCCGTTCGCCGAAGCCATGGCCGTACGCGCCGGCCGCGTGCTCCGCGTGGGCGGATACTACTCTGTTAAG GAGTTGAAGGGTAGACACACAATGGAGTTGAATCTTAGTGGAAATGTTGTTCTTCCGGGATTCATTGATTCCCATGTGCACTTCATTGATGGTGGGTTGCAG TTAGCTCGGGTGCCACTTCGAGGGGTTACAAGCAAAGATGATTTCATCAACAGGGTCAAGGAAGCTGTCAAAG ATAAGCATCCTGGGCAATGGATATTTGGAGGAGGTTGGAACAATGATTTTTGGGGAGGTGATTACCCCACTGCTGCTTGGTTGGATGATATATCTCCTGATAATCCT GTCTGGCTTTCACGCATGGATGGACATATGAGAATAGCCAATTCACTAGCTATGAGAATGGCTGGGATCAACAAAAACACAAACAATCCAGTTGGTGGAACTATTATGAGAACAACTGAAGGAG AGCCTACCGGTCTTCTAGTTGATGCTGCTATGAAGCTTGTGTTTGATGTTATCTCAGAAGTCTCTATCCATGAAAGGAGAGATGCTCTTCTTAGGGCAAGTAGACACGCCCTAATGAGGGGGGTGACTACTGTTGTTGATGTTGGAAGTTATTTCCCTGGAAAGTCAGAAAAGCAAGTCTGGCAAGATTTTACAG ATATATATGAATGGGCTCATTCTGTCGAAACAATGATTATGAGAGTTTGCTTATTCTTCCCCATGCCCACATGGTCTCGTGTTTAT GACCTTATCCATGAAAAAGGTTGGATGTTAAGTCAATGGATTCATCTAGGTGGTGTTAAAGCTTTCCTTGATGGTTCTTTGGGTTCTTCCAGTGCTTTATTCTATGAG CACTACAAGGATGATCCTAGAAGTTATGGTCTCCAATTGGTTGACATGGATTATCTGCTCAATACAACATTAGAATTAGACAAATCAGGACTACAG ATTGCCATACATGCAATTGGAGATAAAGCCAATGATATGCTACTCGATATGTATGAGAAGGTGGTTGATTTGAATGGAATGAAGGATCATAGATTCCGG ATTGAGCATGCTCAACACCTTGCTCCCGGTGCAGCCAAGCGCTTTGGCAAACATGGTATTATTGCATCTGTGCAG CCTGATCATATATTAGATGATGCCAATTCTGCTGGGAAGAAAATTGGGATAGAACAAGCTGAGCGAAGCTCCTATTCTTTTCGGTCACTATTAGATGGTGGTGCACATCTGGCTTTTGGTTCTGATTGGCCT TATCCCGCAAACCTGTTGGATGGGAAGTCCCTTGGATCCCTGCGGAACGCTTATCTCTAG
- the LOC127773234 gene encoding protein LONG AFTER FAR-RED 3 isoform X2, which produces MSTRSAFLAAGVAIAAAIFLLRPASDLSRDLGEAVADMILANATIYTADPAMPFAEAMAVRAGRVLRVGGYYSVKELKGRHTMELNLSGNVVLPGFIDSHVHFIDGGLQLARVPLRGVTSKDDFINRVKEAVKDKHPGQWIFGGGWNNDFWGGDYPTAAWLDDISPDNPVWLSRMDGHMRIANSLAMRMAGINKNTNNPVGGTIMRTTEGEPTGLLVDAAMKLVFDVISEVSIHERRDALLRASRHALMRGVTTVVDVGSYFPGKSEKQVWQDFTGWMLSQWIHLGGVKAFLDGSLGSSSALFYEHYKDDPRSYGLQLVDMDYLLNTTLELDKSGLQIAIHAIGDKANDMLLDMYEKVVDLNGMKDHRFRIEHAQHLAPGAAKRFGKHGIIASVQPDHILDDANSAGKKIGIEQAERSSYSFRSLLDGGAHLAFGSDWPVSDINPLQAIRTAVSRKPVGWEVPWIPAERLSLDDSLKAHTISAAYACFLDHVLGSLSEGKYADFVILPSTSWNEFGSDITDHVLATYVNGKQAYP; this is translated from the exons GGGATTTGGGGGAAGCCGTCGCTGACATGATACTGGCCAATGCCACCATCTACACCGCCGACCCCGCAATGCCGTTCGCCGAAGCCATGGCCGTACGCGCCGGCCGCGTGCTCCGCGTGGGCGGATACTACTCTGTTAAG GAGTTGAAGGGTAGACACACAATGGAGTTGAATCTTAGTGGAAATGTTGTTCTTCCGGGATTCATTGATTCCCATGTGCACTTCATTGATGGTGGGTTGCAG TTAGCTCGGGTGCCACTTCGAGGGGTTACAAGCAAAGATGATTTCATCAACAGGGTCAAGGAAGCTGTCAAAG ATAAGCATCCTGGGCAATGGATATTTGGAGGAGGTTGGAACAATGATTTTTGGGGAGGTGATTACCCCACTGCTGCTTGGTTGGATGATATATCTCCTGATAATCCT GTCTGGCTTTCACGCATGGATGGACATATGAGAATAGCCAATTCACTAGCTATGAGAATGGCTGGGATCAACAAAAACACAAACAATCCAGTTGGTGGAACTATTATGAGAACAACTGAAGGAG AGCCTACCGGTCTTCTAGTTGATGCTGCTATGAAGCTTGTGTTTGATGTTATCTCAGAAGTCTCTATCCATGAAAGGAGAGATGCTCTTCTTAGGGCAAGTAGACACGCCCTAATGAGGGGGGTGACTACTGTTGTTGATGTTGGAAGTTATTTCCCTGGAAAGTCAGAAAAGCAAGTCTGGCAAGATTTTACAG GTTGGATGTTAAGTCAATGGATTCATCTAGGTGGTGTTAAAGCTTTCCTTGATGGTTCTTTGGGTTCTTCCAGTGCTTTATTCTATGAG CACTACAAGGATGATCCTAGAAGTTATGGTCTCCAATTGGTTGACATGGATTATCTGCTCAATACAACATTAGAATTAGACAAATCAGGACTACAG ATTGCCATACATGCAATTGGAGATAAAGCCAATGATATGCTACTCGATATGTATGAGAAGGTGGTTGATTTGAATGGAATGAAGGATCATAGATTCCGG ATTGAGCATGCTCAACACCTTGCTCCCGGTGCAGCCAAGCGCTTTGGCAAACATGGTATTATTGCATCTGTGCAG CCTGATCATATATTAGATGATGCCAATTCTGCTGGGAAGAAAATTGGGATAGAACAAGCTGAGCGAAGCTCCTATTCTTTTCGGTCACTATTAGATGGTGGTGCACATCTGGCTTTTGGTTCTGATTGGCCT GTTTCAGATATTAATCCATTACAAGCTATTCGAACTGCAGTATCCCGCAAACCTGTTGGATGGGAAGTCCCTTGGATCCCTGCGGAACGCTTATCTCTAGATGATTCTCTGAAAGC ACATACTATATCTGCCGCCTATGCCTGCTTCCTTGACCATGTTTTGGGCAGCCTATCTGAAGGAAAGTACGCCGATTTTGTGATCCTGCCTAGCACATCATGGAACGAGTTCGGCAGCGACATAACGGACCACGTCTTGGCAACATATGTGAACGGCAAGCAGGCCTATCCATGA
- the LOC127773275 gene encoding uncharacterized protein LOC127773275 codes for MGNGLSPCMHLPATAAAGVKLVYWGGQTRMLDDDGGVCAVAGDVTAELPGDHVVCAADSFYVGLPIPVVSASEELMAGRTYFVLPAERFSCFKVLTAAALASLSPAPSKKVSVAGPGQCPFEYVKGEGGATLIRVLPEFIEKVISCDENGGGARRRKPSTTATATATATELCSTPELKRHYALLMGRRNQPWSPRLETISECNKTRKLLLRTPARLLSSR; via the coding sequence ATGGGCAACGGCCTCTCCCCGTGCATGCacctgccggcgacggcggcggcgggggtgaaGCTGGTGTACTGGGGCGGGCAGACGAGGATGCTggacgacgatggcggggtGTGCGCCGTGGCGGGGGACGTCACGGCGGAGCTCCCCGGTGACCACGTCGTCTGCGCGGCCGACTCCTTCTACGTCGGCCTCCCGATCCCGGTGGTGTCCGCCAGCGAGGAGCTGATGGCGGGGCGGACGTACTTCGTCCTCCCCGCCGAGCGCTTCTCCTGCTTCAAGGTGctcaccgccgcggcgctcgcgtcgctgtcgccggcgccgtcgaagAAGGTGTCCGTGGCTGGGCCGGGGCAGTGCCCGTTCGAGTACGTCaagggcgagggcggcgccacGCTCATCCGAGTCCTCCCGGAGTTCATCGAGAAGGTGATCAGCTGCGACGAgaacggcggcggtgcgcgccgCCGGAagccgtcgacgacggcgacggcgacggcgacggcgacggagctGTGCAGCACGCCGGAGCTGAAGCGGCATTACGCGCTGCTGATGGGGCGGAGGAACCAGCCGTGGTCGCCGAGGCTGGAGACGATCTCGGAGTGCAACAAGACTAGGAAGCTGCTACtgcggacgccggcgaggctCTTGTCGTCacgatga
- the LOC127773253 gene encoding protein IRON-RELATED TRANSCRIPTION FACTOR 2 isoform X3: MEQLFVDDPAFASSMSSLEADIFSGAGQLPSSPWLDLDLDDDVQDLSMAPTTANAVSSGYGSGGSGSHRKLSHNAYERDRRKQLNELYSSLRALLPDADHTKKLSIPTTVSRVLKYIPELQKQVENLERKKKELTTTSTTNCKPGVLGSQLMSEGMAPIVSATCINDMEIMVQVSLLSNVAGSVLPLSKCIKVLENEGLHFISSSTSSGFGNRTFYSIHLQLESYN, translated from the exons ATGGAGCAGCTGTTCGTCGACGACCCAGCCTTCGCGAGCAGCATGTCGTCGCTTGAGGCGGAcatcttctccggcgccggccagCTGCCGTCCTCGCCGTGGCTGGACCTAGACCTCGACGACGATGTCCAAGACCTCTCCatggcgccgacgacggcgaacgcggTGTCCTCCGGCTACGGCTCCGGCGGATCCGGCTCCCACAGGAAGCTCAGCCACAACGCCTACGAGCGCGACCGCCGGAAGCAGCTCAACGAGCTCTACTCCTCCCTCCGCGCTCTCCTCCCCGACGCCGATCACACT AAGAAGCTGAGCATCCCGACAACGGTGTCTCGCGTGCTCAAGTACATACCCGAGCTGCAGAAGCAGGTGGAGAAtctggagaggaagaagaaggagctgacgacgacgagcaccaCCAACTGCAAACCAGGAGTGTTGGGGAGCCAGCTGATGAGCGAGGGCATGGCTCCCATCGTTTCGGCTACCTGCATCAATGACATGGAGATCATGGTTCAGGTCAGCTTGTTGAGCAATGTGGCGGGTTCAGTTCTTCCtctctccaagtgtatcaaAGTACTGGAGAACGAAGGTCTTCACTTCATCAGTTCATCGACTTCCTCCGGATTTGGGAACAGGACATTCTACAGTATCCATCTTCAG CTAGAATCCTACAACTAG
- the LOC127773253 gene encoding protein IRON-RELATED TRANSCRIPTION FACTOR 2 isoform X1: MEQLFVDDPAFASSMSSLEADIFSGAGQLPSSPWLDLDLDDDVQDLSMAPTTANAVSSGYGSGGSGSHRKLSHNAYERDRRKQLNELYSSLRALLPDADHTKKLSIPTTVSRVLKYIPELQKQVENLERKKKELTTTSTTNCKPGVLGSQLMSEGMAPIVSATCINDMEIMVQVSLLSNVAGSVLPLSKCIKVLENEGLHFISSSTSSGFGNRTFYSIHLQRSEGTINEECPAFCERLEKVVRNKAKL; encoded by the exons ATGGAGCAGCTGTTCGTCGACGACCCAGCCTTCGCGAGCAGCATGTCGTCGCTTGAGGCGGAcatcttctccggcgccggccagCTGCCGTCCTCGCCGTGGCTGGACCTAGACCTCGACGACGATGTCCAAGACCTCTCCatggcgccgacgacggcgaacgcggTGTCCTCCGGCTACGGCTCCGGCGGATCCGGCTCCCACAGGAAGCTCAGCCACAACGCCTACGAGCGCGACCGCCGGAAGCAGCTCAACGAGCTCTACTCCTCCCTCCGCGCTCTCCTCCCCGACGCCGATCACACT AAGAAGCTGAGCATCCCGACAACGGTGTCTCGCGTGCTCAAGTACATACCCGAGCTGCAGAAGCAGGTGGAGAAtctggagaggaagaagaaggagctgacgacgacgagcaccaCCAACTGCAAACCAGGAGTGTTGGGGAGCCAGCTGATGAGCGAGGGCATGGCTCCCATCGTTTCGGCTACCTGCATCAATGACATGGAGATCATGGTTCAGGTCAGCTTGTTGAGCAATGTGGCGGGTTCAGTTCTTCCtctctccaagtgtatcaaAGTACTGGAGAACGAAGGTCTTCACTTCATCAGTTCATCGACTTCCTCCGGATTTGGGAACAGGACATTCTACAGTATCCATCTTCAG AGAAGTGAAGGAACGATCAACGAGGAGTGCCCAGCATTTTGTGAAAGGTTGGAGAAAGTCGTCAGGAACAAAGCAAAGCTTTAA
- the LOC127773253 gene encoding protein IRON-RELATED TRANSCRIPTION FACTOR 2 isoform X2, which produces MEQLFVDDPAFASSMSSLEADIFSGAGQLPSSPWLDLDLDDDVQDLSMAPTTANAVSSGYGSGGSGSHRKLSHNAYERDRRKQLNELYSSLRALLPDADHTKLSIPTTVSRVLKYIPELQKQVENLERKKKELTTTSTTNCKPGVLGSQLMSEGMAPIVSATCINDMEIMVQVSLLSNVAGSVLPLSKCIKVLENEGLHFISSSTSSGFGNRTFYSIHLQRSEGTINEECPAFCERLEKVVRNKAKL; this is translated from the exons ATGGAGCAGCTGTTCGTCGACGACCCAGCCTTCGCGAGCAGCATGTCGTCGCTTGAGGCGGAcatcttctccggcgccggccagCTGCCGTCCTCGCCGTGGCTGGACCTAGACCTCGACGACGATGTCCAAGACCTCTCCatggcgccgacgacggcgaacgcggTGTCCTCCGGCTACGGCTCCGGCGGATCCGGCTCCCACAGGAAGCTCAGCCACAACGCCTACGAGCGCGACCGCCGGAAGCAGCTCAACGAGCTCTACTCCTCCCTCCGCGCTCTCCTCCCCGACGCCGATCACACT AAGCTGAGCATCCCGACAACGGTGTCTCGCGTGCTCAAGTACATACCCGAGCTGCAGAAGCAGGTGGAGAAtctggagaggaagaagaaggagctgacgacgacgagcaccaCCAACTGCAAACCAGGAGTGTTGGGGAGCCAGCTGATGAGCGAGGGCATGGCTCCCATCGTTTCGGCTACCTGCATCAATGACATGGAGATCATGGTTCAGGTCAGCTTGTTGAGCAATGTGGCGGGTTCAGTTCTTCCtctctccaagtgtatcaaAGTACTGGAGAACGAAGGTCTTCACTTCATCAGTTCATCGACTTCCTCCGGATTTGGGAACAGGACATTCTACAGTATCCATCTTCAG AGAAGTGAAGGAACGATCAACGAGGAGTGCCCAGCATTTTGTGAAAGGTTGGAGAAAGTCGTCAGGAACAAAGCAAAGCTTTAA
- the LOC127779767 gene encoding uncharacterized protein LOC127779767 yields MASGDDEPTTCQRVNGDLPPLESSSASASDSGQSRAAAAAADDERRGGQMAGLRRLWGEWEIRVLLLSSLSLQVFLLFTGGLRKRNVAAWLHFMLWLAYLLADSIAIYALGNLSQNQKLCSNGPHGGGDMHLLVFWAPFLILHLGGQDTITAFAIEDNELWLRHLLSLVSQIALALYVYWKSRPSAAGLLVPAILMFVSGVVKYGERTWALKSASMSSLRSSMLTRPDPGPNYAKFMEEYHSSKEAGLHAEIVIVPERPPDDNIHVQEEHMEYGELVVKAHRFFHTFRRLFVDLILSFQDRTDSLAFFRRLQRDQAYKVVEIELLLMYESLHSKSSVIHGPTGRYLRIFTLAAPVLSLIVFSGTDKAPYKPVDVAVSYVLLGGAIFLEIYAILLMAISPWSFADLRKKDKCLPVASGVFRAVSYFLPEARPRWSNQMAQYNLIHYCLKDKPTWLTGALEKLEWDYNVRVKTIWDSVWYTHHIGVSMVLKQLVFKQLKEKANSTADPMSYRRFGDHRGQWFLHRMGCYQELGASVEVEFDESIILWHIATDLCFYDDDDDDGRDAGERKLKRWSSCCFCSCSDHAPTADDSHLNDVSHLPAASREISNYMLFLLVMRPFMLTASIGQIRFGDTCAETKNFFLRGDELGAARKAAEALTKVKTEINPREVKGDRSKSVLFDACRLAEQLRRLERRKRWRLVAGVWVEMLCYAAGKCRGNFHAKQLSQGGELLTVVWLLMAHFGMGDQYRVEAGHARAKLIIEN; encoded by the coding sequence ATGGCGAGTGGCGACGACGAGCCGACGACTTGTCAACGAGTCAACGGCGACCTGCCTCCACTGGAGtcaagctccgcctccgcctccgactccgggcagagcagagcagcagctgccgccgccgacgacgagagaAGAGGCGGCCAGATGGCGGGCCTGCGGCGGCTGTGGGGGGAGTGGGAGATCCGGGTGCTTCTGCTGAGCAGCCTCTCGCTGCAggtcttcctcctcttcaccgGCGGCCTCCGCAAGCGCAACGTCGCCGCCTGGCTCCATTTCATGCTCTGGCTCGCCTACCTCCTCGCCGACTCCATCGCCATCTACGCCCTCGGCAACCTCTCCCAGAACCAGAAGCTCTGCAGCAACggcccccacggcggcggcgacatgcaCCTCCTCGTCTTCTGGGCGCCCTTCCTCATCCTCCACCTCGGCGGGCAGGACACCATCACCGCGTTCGCCATCGAGGACAACGAGCTCtggctccgccacctcctcagCCTCGTCTCCCAGATCGCCCTCGCCCTCTACGTCTACTGGAAGTCGCGCCCCTCCGCCGCGGGCCTCCTCGTCCCGGCCATCCTCATGTTCGTCTCCGGCGTCGTCAAGTACGGCGAGCGGACATGGGCGCTCAAGTCGGCGAGCATGAGCAGCCTCCGGAGCTCCATGCTGACGCGCCCCGACCCTGGCCCGAACTACGCCAAGTTCATGGAGGAGTACCACTCCAGCAAGGAGGCCGGCCTGCACGCCGAGATCGTCATCGTCCCGGAGCGCCCCCCCGACGACAACATCCATGTCCAGGAGGAGCACATGGAGtacggcgagctcgtcgtcaAGGCGCACCGGTTCTTCCACACCTTCCGCCGCCTCTTCGTCGACCTCATCCTCAGCTTCCAGGACCGAACCGACAGCCTCGCCTtcttccgccgcctccagcGAGATCAGGCGTATAAGGTGGTCGAGATCGAGCTCCTGCTCATGTACGAGTCGCTCCACTCCAAATCCTCCGTCATCCATGGCCCGACCGGCCGCTACCTCCGCATCTTCACCCTCGCCGCGCCCGTCCTCTCCCTCATCGTCTTCTCCGGCACCGACAAGGCCCCCTACAAGCcggtcgacgtcgccgtctcctacgtgctcctcggcggcgccatCTTCTTGGAGATCTACGCCATCCTCCTCATGGCCATCTCGCCATGGAGCTTCGCCGACCTGCGGAAGAAGGACAAGTGCCTCCCCGTGGCGAGCGGGGTGTTCCGGGCGGTGAGCTACTTCTTGCCGGAGGCGAGGCCGCGGTGGTCGAACCAGATGGCGCAGTACAACCTCATCCACTACTGCCTCAAGGACAAGCCGACATGGCTCACCGGAGCGCTCGAGAAGCTCGAGTGGGACTACAATGTCCGCGTGAAGACGATCTGGGACAGTGTCTGGTACACCCACCACATCGGCGTCTCCATGGTGCTCAAGCAGCTCGTCTTCAAGCAGCTCAAGGAGAAGGCCAACAGCACGGCGGACCCGATGAGCTACCGGCGGTTCGGCGACCACCGCGGCCAGTGGTTCCTCCACCGGATGGGGTGCTACCAGGAGCTCGGGGCCAGCGTCGAGGTGGAGTTCGACGAGAGCATCATCCTCTGGCACATCGCCACCGACCTTTGcttctacgacgacgacgacgacgacggccgcgacgccggcgagagGAAGCTGAAGCGGTGGTCATCTTGCTGCTTCTGCTCCTGCTCCGACCACGCCCCCACGGCGGACGACAGCCACCTGAACGACGTGTCGCacctgccggcggcgagcagggagATCTCCAACTACATGCTGTTCCTGCTGGTGATGCGGCCGTTCATGCTGACGGCGAGCATCGGGCAGATCCGGTTCGGGGACACGTGCGCGGAGACCAAGAACTTCTTCCTCCGGGGGGACGAGCTCGGGGCagcgaggaaggcggcggaggcgctgaCGAAGGTGAAGACGGAGATCAACCCGCGGGAGGTGAAGGGGGACCGGAGCAAGTCGGTGCTGTTCGACGCGTGCAGGCTGGCGGAGCAGCtgcggcggctggagcggcggaaGCGGTGGCGGCTGGTGGCCGGCGTGTGGGTGGAGATGCTGTGCTACGCCGCCGGCAAGTGCAGGGGCAACTTCCACGCCAAGCAGCTCAGCCAGGGCGGCGAGCTGCTCACCGTCGTGTGGCTGCTCATGGCGCACTTCGGCATGGGCGACCAGTACAGAGTCGAGgccggccacgcccgcgccaaGCTCATCATCGAGAACTAG